A part of Aquibium oceanicum genomic DNA contains:
- a CDS encoding chloride channel protein, translated as MQALARRAVAALRGWVEPNLRTFQQERQPLVWALALLIGLAAGAVAILFRETIGLVQWLWLGSASENTLTAAANVAWWIIPLGPVLGGIAVGILVYRISTRRAGGVADVIEARAYSGRNLGLSDGIWSAVVSAITVGAGGSAGREGPIVHLGATLGEAVSRRAALPEWCRRTLLSAGVASAVAASFNAPFAGMLFAHEVVLGHYAIRSFVPIMLASTAGSLLSRQWFGPDAAFAVPDYAIVSNWEFPAFALLGVVCAAVALLFQLALLLADGLARQVTMPLWLRPVLGGVIVGSIGLAFPQVLGVGYELTDLALSGELTLSLALILIVMKTLATAVTLGSRFGGGIFSPAIVLGALAGSVFGMLAAAVFPGLASSGGLYAMLGMGAVAGAVFGAPISTAMIVFELTGGYGLSVALLLTVAISQGIVHAAHGYSWFQWQLRMRGLDLREGPHKPLGSNARVMDFMDPLPPETEPQRFDPERGTTALKPTDTIAAALRAFDTGGHDRLPVVDPADATTVIAWASHVAALRHFNRALVGTSVEEHR; from the coding sequence ATGCAGGCTCTCGCCAGGCGAGCGGTGGCCGCGCTGCGCGGCTGGGTCGAGCCGAACCTGCGAACCTTCCAGCAGGAGCGCCAGCCGCTGGTCTGGGCGCTGGCCCTGCTCATAGGTCTCGCGGCGGGCGCCGTCGCGATCCTGTTCCGCGAGACCATCGGCCTCGTCCAGTGGCTGTGGCTCGGCTCGGCGTCCGAGAACACGCTGACGGCCGCAGCCAACGTCGCCTGGTGGATCATCCCGCTCGGGCCGGTGCTCGGCGGCATCGCGGTCGGCATCCTGGTCTACCGCATCTCCACGCGCCGCGCCGGAGGGGTGGCGGACGTCATCGAGGCGCGCGCCTATTCCGGCCGCAATCTCGGCCTGTCGGATGGCATCTGGTCCGCGGTCGTTTCCGCGATCACCGTGGGAGCCGGCGGAAGCGCCGGGCGCGAGGGGCCGATCGTGCATCTCGGCGCCACGCTCGGCGAAGCCGTGTCGCGCCGGGCGGCGCTGCCGGAATGGTGCCGGCGCACCCTGCTGTCGGCGGGCGTCGCCAGCGCCGTCGCCGCCTCCTTCAACGCCCCGTTCGCCGGCATGCTGTTCGCCCACGAGGTCGTGCTCGGCCACTACGCCATCCGCTCCTTCGTGCCCATCATGCTCGCGTCCACGGCAGGCAGCCTCCTGTCGCGGCAGTGGTTCGGGCCTGACGCAGCCTTCGCGGTGCCCGACTACGCGATCGTGTCGAACTGGGAGTTTCCGGCTTTCGCGCTGCTCGGCGTCGTCTGCGCGGCGGTGGCGCTGCTGTTCCAGCTCGCCCTGCTGCTGGCCGACGGCCTCGCCCGGCAGGTCACGATGCCGCTCTGGCTGCGGCCGGTGCTCGGAGGCGTCATCGTCGGGTCGATCGGGCTGGCTTTCCCCCAGGTTCTCGGGGTCGGTTACGAACTGACCGATCTCGCCCTGTCGGGCGAACTCACGCTGTCGCTCGCTTTGATCCTCATCGTGATGAAGACGCTCGCCACCGCCGTCACGCTCGGTTCACGTTTCGGCGGAGGCATCTTTTCACCCGCGATCGTCCTGGGCGCCCTTGCCGGCAGCGTCTTCGGCATGCTCGCCGCCGCCGTCTTTCCCGGCCTCGCCTCCAGCGGCGGCCTCTACGCCATGCTGGGCATGGGCGCGGTCGCCGGGGCGGTCTTCGGCGCGCCCATATCCACCGCCATGATCGTCTTCGAACTCACCGGCGGCTACGGCCTCTCGGTGGCGCTGCTGCTGACCGTCGCCATCTCGCAGGGCATCGTCCACGCCGCGCACGGCTATTCCTGGTTCCAGTGGCAACTGCGCATGCGCGGGCTCGACCTGCGCGAAGGTCCGCACAAGCCGCTCGGTTCGAATGCCCGCGTCATGGACTTCATGGATCCCCTGCCGCCGGAGACCGAGCCGCAGCGCTTCGATCCCGAGCGCGGAACCACCGCCCTAAAACCCACCGACACCATCGCGGCGGCGCTGCGGGCATTCGACACCGGCGGGCACGACCGCCTTCCGGTGGTCGATCCCGCCGACGCGACCACGGTGATCGCTTGGGCGAGCCACGTGGCCGCGCTGCGTCACTTCAATCGGGCGCTGGTCGGGACCTCCGTCGAGGAGCATCGCTGA
- a CDS encoding thioesterase family protein, whose product MTAAAPFLSSIMELEQNWIDYNGHLNMAYYNVLFDRGADQAYELLGMGPTYAAERRLTSYTAEAHVCYVREIHLGDRVECTFQLLDCDEKRLHSFQELRHVDGWLSATCEVLMLHVDMAGPKVAPFPPDIREKVEAMRAAHAGLPRPERAGRTIGIRRKGG is encoded by the coding sequence ATGACTGCAGCGGCACCCTTCCTCTCCTCCATCATGGAGCTGGAACAGAACTGGATCGACTACAACGGCCATCTCAACATGGCCTACTACAACGTGCTGTTCGATCGGGGCGCCGACCAGGCTTACGAACTCCTGGGCATGGGGCCGACCTATGCCGCCGAGCGCCGGCTGACCAGCTACACCGCCGAGGCGCATGTCTGCTACGTGCGAGAGATCCATCTGGGCGACCGGGTGGAGTGCACCTTCCAGCTTCTCGATTGCGACGAAAAGCGTCTCCATTCCTTCCAGGAACTGCGCCACGTCGACGGCTGGCTGTCTGCCACCTGCGAGGTGCTGATGCTGCATGTCGACATGGCCGGTCCGAAGGTCGCGCCCTTCCCGCCCGACATCCGGGAGAAGGTGGAGGCCATGCGCGCCGCGCATGCCGGGCTGCCGAGACCCGAACGCGCCGGCCGCACGATCGGGATCCGGCGCAAGGGAGGCTGA
- a CDS encoding FAD-binding oxidoreductase — MALADLKRLERNEDGIATVLGILKQRFGERFLTGQSIREQHAHTMTYIPAQLPDGVAYPKRTEEVQEIVRVCAEHRVPVIAFGTGSSLEGQVNAPGGGISVDVSGMDRVLSVNAEDLDCTIEPGVTREALNTHLRDTGLFFPIDPGANASLGGMAATRASGTNAVRYGTMRENVLSLTAVMADGRAVTTAKRAKKTSAGYDLTRLMIGSEGTLGIITSLTLKLQGIPQAIAGGVCPFPSVEAACNAVITTIQMGIPVARIELVNQLQMKAMIAYSGLDYPESPCLFLEFHGTDAGVAEQSELFSEIASEHGGGPFLWTRETEERAKLWKARHDAYHSAKALRPGTQAVATDVCVPISRLAECIVETERDIAEIGLIAPIVGHVGDGNFHVSPLIDASNPKEIEVLEAFIARLNERAIAMDGTCTGEHGIGQGKMKFLELEIGTGVDVMRAIKRALDPDNIMNPGKIFGF, encoded by the coding sequence ATGGCACTGGCTGATCTGAAGCGCCTGGAGCGCAACGAGGACGGCATCGCAACGGTACTCGGCATCCTGAAGCAGCGCTTCGGCGAGCGGTTCCTGACCGGCCAGTCGATCCGCGAACAGCATGCCCACACCATGACCTACATCCCCGCGCAACTGCCCGACGGTGTAGCGTATCCCAAGCGCACCGAAGAGGTGCAGGAGATCGTGCGCGTCTGCGCGGAACATCGCGTGCCCGTCATCGCCTTCGGCACCGGTTCCTCTCTCGAAGGCCAGGTGAACGCGCCCGGCGGAGGCATCTCGGTCGACGTCTCGGGCATGGATCGCGTCCTCTCGGTCAACGCCGAGGACCTCGACTGCACCATCGAGCCCGGCGTGACACGCGAGGCGCTCAACACGCACCTGCGCGACACCGGCCTGTTCTTCCCGATCGATCCCGGCGCCAATGCCAGCCTCGGCGGCATGGCCGCCACGCGCGCGTCCGGCACCAACGCCGTGCGCTACGGAACCATGCGCGAGAACGTGCTGTCGCTGACGGCGGTGATGGCCGACGGCCGCGCCGTCACCACGGCCAAGCGGGCAAAGAAGACCTCGGCCGGCTACGACCTGACGCGGCTCATGATCGGCTCTGAAGGGACTCTCGGCATCATCACCTCGTTGACGCTGAAGCTCCAGGGCATCCCGCAGGCGATCGCCGGCGGCGTGTGTCCGTTCCCGAGCGTCGAGGCAGCCTGCAACGCGGTGATCACCACGATCCAGATGGGCATTCCGGTGGCTCGCATCGAGCTGGTGAACCAGCTGCAGATGAAGGCGATGATCGCCTATTCCGGGCTCGACTACCCGGAGAGCCCGTGCCTGTTCCTGGAGTTCCACGGCACCGACGCAGGCGTCGCCGAGCAGTCGGAGCTGTTTTCGGAGATCGCCTCCGAGCACGGCGGCGGACCCTTCCTGTGGACCCGGGAGACGGAGGAGCGGGCCAAGCTCTGGAAGGCCCGTCACGACGCCTATCATTCGGCGAAGGCGCTCAGGCCGGGCACCCAGGCGGTAGCGACGGACGTGTGCGTGCCGATCTCGCGGCTGGCCGAGTGCATCGTCGAGACCGAGCGCGACATCGCCGAGATCGGCCTCATAGCCCCCATCGTCGGCCATGTCGGTGACGGCAACTTCCACGTCTCGCCGCTGATCGATGCTTCCAACCCGAAGGAGATCGAGGTGTTGGAAGCGTTCATCGCACGGCTCAACGAGCGCGCCATCGCCATGGACGGCACCTGCACGGGCGAGCACGGCATCGGCCAGGGCAAGATGAAGTTCCTGGAGCTGGAAATCGGCACGGGCGTCGACGTCATGCGGGCGATCAAGCGCGCGCTGGATCCAGACAACATCATGAACCCGGGTAAGATCTTCGGGTTTTAA
- a CDS encoding methyl-accepting chemotaxis protein, protein MTLRIWQLVVAVALFVGAGIATSLGIQTYALNTLKVNGPLYEQVVAGKDLIADILPPPMFLVESYLLANEAEIHPELADENLARISELRKEYDGRREYWKAFPLRDDLRLQLEGEVLPKADALWATLEGPFRAGLGGGAEMAPVMDNLREQFHAHRAAVVKLVEMSSEFLTDKETTAAQSESTLGAASLAAGAFTLVSCLVGAWVVWGRALVPIRRMSAFMMKLAAGDYSSEPPYPGRRDEIGEMARSIAVFRQSGLDNLRLQDENRLAQEWTEQERAASLAEREAEAAKLAVVVQDLGAGLERLADCNIRVTIDVPFAEQFEPLRRDFNNSIGLFQATLEEVMEKTKALDSGATEMHSSADALARRTEQEAAALEQASAALEQITATIRSTAEKIRQTRDYVGDARNSARASQEVVHNAVEAMRRIEAGSQRISTVVSVIDEIAFQTNLLALNAGVEAARAGEAGRGFAVVAQEVRELAQRSAVAAKEIADIIRVSTAEVETGVRYVGEAGEALSSITGFVTTIDANVEDIARAAEEQTTGIEQINISVSELDRMTQQNAGMVEETTTISRMLSDNARVLASLVGRFKLNRRARIREPGSAAAMARPARRAA, encoded by the coding sequence ATGACCCTACGCATCTGGCAGCTCGTGGTGGCCGTAGCCTTGTTCGTGGGAGCCGGCATCGCAACCAGTCTCGGCATCCAGACCTACGCGCTCAATACATTGAAGGTGAACGGTCCACTCTACGAACAGGTGGTGGCGGGCAAGGACCTGATCGCCGACATCCTTCCACCGCCCATGTTCCTGGTGGAATCCTACCTCCTGGCCAACGAGGCGGAGATTCATCCAGAGCTTGCCGACGAAAACCTCGCCCGCATTTCCGAGCTCCGGAAGGAGTATGACGGTAGGCGTGAGTACTGGAAGGCATTTCCTCTGCGAGACGATCTCCGGCTGCAACTCGAAGGCGAAGTCCTGCCGAAGGCGGATGCACTGTGGGCAACGCTCGAGGGGCCGTTCCGTGCCGGTCTGGGTGGGGGAGCCGAAATGGCACCGGTGATGGACAACCTACGCGAGCAGTTCCATGCCCATCGCGCCGCCGTGGTGAAGCTGGTGGAGATGTCCAGTGAGTTTCTGACGGACAAGGAGACCACCGCAGCGCAGAGCGAAAGCACCCTCGGAGCCGCCTCTCTTGCTGCCGGCGCGTTCACGCTCGTGAGCTGTCTCGTCGGCGCGTGGGTCGTCTGGGGCCGGGCTCTGGTACCCATTCGGCGGATGTCTGCCTTCATGATGAAACTGGCGGCCGGCGACTACTCGAGCGAACCGCCATATCCGGGCCGGAGAGACGAGATCGGAGAAATGGCCCGTTCGATCGCGGTGTTCCGCCAGTCCGGGCTCGACAACCTTCGCCTCCAGGACGAAAACCGCCTGGCGCAGGAGTGGACCGAGCAGGAACGGGCCGCCTCTCTTGCCGAGCGGGAAGCGGAGGCTGCAAAGCTCGCCGTGGTCGTGCAGGATCTCGGTGCTGGCCTGGAACGGCTGGCTGACTGCAACATCCGCGTGACGATCGACGTACCATTCGCCGAGCAGTTCGAGCCGCTGCGCCGCGATTTCAACAATTCGATCGGACTGTTCCAGGCAACGCTCGAGGAGGTGATGGAAAAGACGAAGGCTCTCGACTCCGGTGCGACGGAGATGCACTCCTCGGCCGACGCCCTGGCACGGCGGACCGAACAGGAGGCCGCGGCGCTGGAGCAGGCGTCGGCGGCCCTGGAGCAGATCACCGCGACGATCCGGTCGACGGCCGAAAAAATCCGCCAGACCCGCGACTATGTCGGCGACGCGCGCAACTCTGCGCGCGCATCGCAGGAAGTCGTACACAACGCCGTCGAGGCCATGCGCAGGATCGAGGCAGGGTCGCAGCGAATCTCCACTGTCGTCTCCGTGATCGACGAGATCGCATTTCAGACCAACCTGCTGGCACTCAACGCCGGCGTGGAGGCTGCGCGGGCAGGCGAGGCCGGCAGGGGGTTTGCCGTCGTAGCGCAGGAGGTGCGCGAACTGGCGCAGCGCTCGGCGGTCGCAGCCAAGGAGATTGCCGACATCATCCGGGTCTCCACCGCCGAGGTGGAGACCGGTGTCCGCTATGTCGGTGAAGCTGGCGAGGCGCTGTCGAGCATCACCGGGTTCGTCACCACCATCGATGCGAACGTGGAAGACATCGCACGCGCGGCGGAGGAACAGACCACCGGGATCGAGCAGATCAACATCTCGGTCAGCGAACTCGACCGGATGACCCAGCAGAACGCCGGGATGGTGGAGGAGACAACCACTATCTCCCGGATGCTCTCCGACAATGCGCGCGTTCTCGCCTCGCTCGTCGGTCGCTTCAAGCTCAACCGACGCGCTCGAATCCGCGAGCCAGGCTCGGCGGCGGCCATGGCGCGCCCGGCACGAAGGGCAGCCTGA
- a CDS encoding cytochrome ubiquinol oxidase subunit I, translating to MFEHADAVLLARIQFAFTVSFHFLFPAFTIGLASYLAVLNGLWLAGYGSVYRVLFDYWKKIFAIAFAMGVVSGIVMSYQFGTNWSVFSDKAGPVIGAPMAYEVLSAFFLEAGFLGIMLFGRERVGNGLHMLATATVAVGTLLSAFWIISVNSWMHTPAGYTIDAVTGQFLPESFWESIFNPSFPYRLVHTVIAAYLTTAFIVGGVGAWHLLRDRSAPNEAARRMFSMAMWMAAIVAPIQIFVGDLHGLNTLEHQPAKVMAMEGHYESHPDGAPLYLFGIPNDAEQRLDYAVGIPKLSSLILRHGWNEPLAGLDTVPDDEQPPVFIVFWSFRVMVGIGMLMLTVGIWSLYARWRGTLYENRALHRFAVAMTPSGLVAVLAGWITTEVGRQPYTIYGLLRTADSAAPLDAAAVGTSLVAFVIVYFAVFGAGTFYLLRLMSHAPRPMEELEGWDEVRGPIRTAGIAPGPAQPEAGGHRRPLPSGRERE from the coding sequence ATGTTCGAACACGCCGATGCAGTCCTCCTGGCGCGCATCCAGTTCGCGTTCACGGTCTCGTTCCATTTCCTGTTCCCCGCCTTCACCATCGGGCTCGCCAGCTATCTCGCGGTGCTGAACGGGCTGTGGCTCGCCGGCTACGGTTCGGTCTACCGGGTGCTCTTCGACTACTGGAAGAAAATCTTCGCCATCGCCTTTGCCATGGGCGTCGTCTCCGGCATCGTCATGAGCTACCAGTTCGGCACCAACTGGAGCGTGTTTTCCGACAAGGCGGGGCCTGTGATCGGCGCGCCGATGGCCTACGAGGTGCTGTCGGCCTTTTTCCTGGAAGCGGGCTTCCTCGGCATCATGCTGTTCGGTCGCGAGCGCGTGGGCAACGGGCTCCACATGCTGGCGACGGCGACCGTGGCGGTCGGAACCCTTCTATCGGCCTTCTGGATCATCTCGGTGAACTCCTGGATGCACACCCCGGCCGGCTATACGATCGACGCGGTGACCGGCCAGTTCCTGCCGGAGAGCTTCTGGGAATCGATCTTCAATCCTTCCTTCCCCTATCGTCTGGTGCACACGGTCATCGCGGCTTACCTCACCACCGCCTTCATCGTCGGCGGCGTCGGCGCCTGGCACCTGCTGCGCGACAGGTCGGCGCCCAACGAGGCGGCGCGGCGCATGTTCTCGATGGCCATGTGGATGGCTGCGATCGTGGCGCCGATCCAGATCTTCGTCGGCGACTTGCACGGCCTCAACACGCTGGAGCACCAGCCGGCGAAGGTCATGGCCATGGAGGGCCACTACGAGAGCCATCCCGACGGCGCGCCGCTTTACCTGTTCGGCATTCCCAATGACGCTGAGCAGCGGCTGGATTACGCCGTTGGCATTCCGAAACTCTCCTCGCTGATCCTTCGCCACGGGTGGAACGAACCGCTCGCAGGGCTCGACACCGTTCCGGACGACGAGCAGCCGCCGGTCTTCATCGTCTTCTGGTCGTTCCGGGTCATGGTCGGCATCGGCATGTTGATGCTGACGGTCGGCATCTGGTCGCTCTACGCGCGCTGGCGCGGCACGCTCTATGAGAACCGGGCCCTGCATCGCTTCGCCGTGGCCATGACGCCGTCAGGGCTCGTCGCCGTGCTCGCCGGCTGGATAACCACGGAAGTCGGGCGCCAGCCCTACACGATCTACGGCCTGCTGCGAACTGCCGATTCCGCCGCGCCGCTTGATGCCGCGGCCGTCGGCACCTCGCTGGTCGCCTTCGTGATCGTCTATTTCGCGGTGTTCGGCGCCGGCACCTTCTACCTGCTGCGGCTGATGTCGCACGCGCCGCGGCCGATGGAGGAACTCGAAGGCTGGGACGAGGTGCGCGGCCCGATCCGCACGGCCGGCATCGCGCCCGGGCCGGCTCAGCCGGAGGCCGGCGGCCACCGCCGGCCATTGCCGTCGGGAAGGGAGCGCGAGTGA
- the cydB gene encoding cytochrome d ubiquinol oxidase subunit II, producing the protein MGLAVNLDLTVVWAFLIAFAVFAYVVLDGFDLGLGMLFAIAPEERDRDVMMNSVAPVWDGNETWLVLGGGGLFAAFPLAYALVMPALYAPIIAMLLALIFRGVAFEFRWRTVRWRGVWDLAFIAGSSMASFAQGVALGALLQGIEVDMATRSYAGGWFDWLTPFSVVTGVAVMAGYCLLGATWLVMKTEGDLQDRMRRIAWLAGLATLAFIGLVSAWTPFLQDGYYNRWFTGWGIGLAVLVAGAVLLVAWRMFHSLNVHRHEYRPFLQAIALFALCFVGLGICMWPYVVPVEVTIWDAAAPEKSQMFMLVGALVLVPLILAYTAYAYWTFRGKIDPEAGYH; encoded by the coding sequence ATGGGTCTCGCAGTCAACCTCGACCTCACCGTGGTCTGGGCATTCCTGATTGCCTTCGCGGTCTTCGCCTACGTCGTTCTCGATGGCTTCGATCTTGGGCTCGGCATGCTCTTCGCCATCGCGCCGGAAGAGCGGGACCGCGACGTCATGATGAATTCGGTCGCGCCGGTGTGGGACGGCAACGAGACCTGGCTGGTGCTCGGCGGAGGAGGGCTCTTCGCCGCCTTTCCGCTCGCCTATGCCCTGGTCATGCCGGCGCTCTATGCGCCGATCATCGCCATGCTGCTCGCGCTGATCTTCCGCGGTGTGGCCTTCGAGTTCCGCTGGCGCACCGTGCGCTGGCGCGGGGTGTGGGACCTCGCCTTCATCGCCGGCTCCTCGATGGCATCCTTCGCGCAAGGGGTGGCGCTCGGTGCGCTGCTCCAGGGTATCGAGGTCGACATGGCGACGCGCAGCTATGCCGGCGGATGGTTCGATTGGCTGACGCCGTTCTCGGTCGTCACCGGCGTCGCGGTCATGGCCGGCTACTGCCTGCTCGGTGCGACATGGCTGGTGATGAAGACCGAAGGCGATTTGCAGGACCGCATGCGCCGCATCGCCTGGCTCGCCGGACTGGCGACGCTCGCCTTCATCGGGCTGGTCAGCGCCTGGACCCCGTTCCTCCAAGATGGCTACTACAATCGCTGGTTCACCGGCTGGGGCATCGGGCTCGCGGTCCTCGTCGCCGGCGCGGTGCTCCTGGTCGCGTGGCGCATGTTCCACAGCCTGAACGTCCACCGCCACGAATACCGGCCGTTCCTCCAGGCGATCGCGCTCTTCGCGCTCTGTTTCGTCGGGCTCGGCATCTGCATGTGGCCCTATGTCGTTCCGGTCGAGGTCACCATCTGGGACGCCGCGGCGCCGGAGAAGAGCCAGATGTTCATGCTGGTAGGGGCGCTGGTGCTGGTGCCGCTCATCCTCGCCTATACGGCCTATGCCTACTGGACCTTCCGCGGCAAGATCGACCCGGAAGCGGGGTACCATTGA
- a CDS encoding DUF2474 domain-containing protein, which produces MTGRPAGEPPRGPQWSLARKLAWFAGLWLAGVGAVGLVALVIRTWLSH; this is translated from the coding sequence TTGACCGGGAGGCCTGCCGGCGAGCCGCCGCGCGGCCCGCAGTGGTCGCTCGCACGGAAGCTCGCATGGTTCGCCGGCCTTTGGCTGGCCGGTGTCGGCGCGGTCGGCCTCGTGGCTCTCGTCATACGGACGTGGCTCTCGCACTGA